One Peromyscus leucopus breed LL Stock chromosome 4, UCI_PerLeu_2.1, whole genome shotgun sequence genomic region harbors:
- the F2 gene encoding prothrombin gives MLYVRGLGLPGCLALAALVGLVHSQHVFLAPQHALSLLQRVRRANSGLLEELRKGNLERECVEEQCSYEEAFEALESISDTDVFWAKYRACDSVRKTRDTFMECMEGRCAMDLGTNYVGTVSVTHSGIECQLWRSRYPHKPDINSTTHPGANLEENFCRNPDSSTKGPWCYTTDPTVRREECSVPVCGQKDRTTVEMTPRSGGSKGNLSPPPEQCVPERGRLYQGNLAVTTLGSPCLAWASSPAKALSKFQDFAPEVKLEENFCRNPDGDEEGVWCYVAGQPGDFEYCSLNYCEDAVEEESQDVEESIAGRTTDGEFHTFFDEKTFGMGEADCGLRPLFEKKSRKDETEKELLDSYIEGRIVEGWDAEMGIAPWQVMLFRKSPQELLCGASLISDRWVLTAAHCLLYPPWDKNFTENDLLVRIGKHSRTRYERNIEKISMLEKIYIHPRYNWRENLDRDIALLKLKKPVPFSDYIHPVCLPDKQTAASLLQAGYKGRVTGWGNLRETWTTSISEIQPSVLQVVNLPIVERPVCKASTRIRITDNMFCAGFKANDTKRGDACEGDSGGPFVMKSPYNNRWYQMGIVSWGEGCDRNGKYGFYTHVFRLKKWILKVIERFG, from the exons ATGTTGTACGTCCGAGGCCTggggctgcctggctgcctggctctggctgccctggTTGGCCTGGTACACAGCCAGCATG TGTTCCTGGCCCCTCAGCACGCGCTGTCGCTGCTCCAGCGGGTGCGGAGAGCCAACAGTGGCCTACTGGAGGAGCTAAGGAAGGGCAACCTGGAGCGGGAGTGCGTGGAGGAACAGTGCAGCTATGAGGAAGCCTTCGAGGCCCTGGAGTCCATCAGTGACACG GACGTGTTCTGGGCCAAGTACAGAG cttgTGATTCAGTGAGAAAAACTCGAGACACTTTCATGGAGTGTATGGAAG GTCGTTGTGCTATGGATCTGGGTACCAACTACGTTGGGACCGTGAGCGTCACCCACTCCGGTATCGAGTGCCAATTATGGCGGAGCCGCTATCCACACAAGcctga CATCAACTCCACCACCCACCCTGGGGCCAACCTGGAGGAGAATTTCTGCCGCAATCCAGATAGCAGCACCAAGGGACCCTGGTGCTACACCACAGACCCCACGGTGCGAAGAGAAGAGTGCAGTGTTCCCGTCTGTG GCCAGAAGGACCGTACCACTGTGGAGATGACGCCTCGCTCCGGAGGTTCCAAGGGGAATCTGTCACCTCCACCGGAGCAGTGCGTCCCTGAGCGTGGCCGGCTGTACCAGGGGAACCTGGCTGTGACGACACTTGGGTCCCCCTGCCTGGCCTGGGCCAGCTCCCCAGCCAAGGCCCTGAGCAAGTTCCAAGACTTCGCCCCGGAGGTGAAACTCGAGGAAAACTTCTGCCGCAACCCAGACGGTGATGAGGAGGGCGTGTGGTGCTATGTGGCCGGGCAGCCTGGTGACTTCGAGTACTGCAGCCTTAACTACTGCG AGGATGCGGTGGAAGAGGAGAGTCAGGATGTGGAGGAGTCCATCGCGGGGCGCACCACCGACGGAGAGTTCCACACCTTCTTCGATGAGAAGACCTTCGGCATGGGGGAGGCAG ACTGTGGCCTTCGGCCTCTGTTCGAGAAGAAGTCGCGAAAAGACGAAACGGAAAAGGAGCTTCTTGACTCTTACATCGAGGGGCGCATCGTGGAGGGCTGGGACGCTGAGATGGGTATCGCCCCCTG GCAGGTGATGCTCTTCCGGAAGAGTCCCCAAGAGCTGCTGTGTGGGGCCAGCCTCATCAGTGACCGGTGGGTCCTCACCGCCGCCCACTGCCTTCTGTACCCACCCTGGGACAAGAACTTCACTGAGAACGACCTTCTGGTACGCATTGGCAAGCATTCCCGCACCAG GTATGAGCGGAACATTGAAAAGATCTCCATGCTGGAAAAGATCTACATTCACCCCAGATACAACTGGCGAGAGAACCTGGACCGTGACATTGCCCTGCTCAAGCTCAAGAAGCCCGTGCCCTTTAGCGACTATATTCACCCCGTGTGCCTGCCGGACAAGCAGACAGCAGCCAG CTTGCTCCAGGCTGGGTATAAAGGGAGGGTGACAGGCTGGGGCAACCTTCGGGAGACATGGACCACCAGCATCAGCGAGATACAGCCCAGCGTCCTGCAGGTGGTGAACCTGCCCATCGTGGAGCGGCCGGTGTGCAAGGCTTCCACCCGGATACGCATCACCGACAACATGTTCTGTGCTG GTTTCAAGGCAAATGACACCAAGAGAGGAGATGCTTGTGAAGGCGACAGTGGGGGACCTTTTGTCATGAAA AGTCCCTATAACAACCGTTGGTATCAAATGGGCATTGTCTCATGGGGTGAAGGCTGTGACCGGAATGGGAAATACGGCTTCTACACACACGTGTTCCGCCTGAAAAAGTGGATACTGAAAGTCATTGAACGATTTGGATAG
- the Znf408 gene encoding LOW QUALITY PROTEIN: zinc finger protein 408 (The sequence of the model RefSeq protein was modified relative to this genomic sequence to represent the inferred CDS: deleted 1 base in 1 codon) → MKEAEEVLLGKTLALPPEPRLGQDSGWSPSAEGFAQGLKDFLPGTNPAILALKSLPQGLAVGPSRARKQHLGVWCVGEPLQLGLHWGPLEVDSGLEEKGTGVKPPHERRSCGRLGDTMQVKGAQYELFKVIAAFRWAWWDPLLGWSGAICTWKQSSAWISLVQRSRLQSDGNVSLVWIHEKLHLQVYRTVLPGSEVLLCPQPPSRSLNVMHPGLGEEAAAVGAAEEESAAQEEVASPREDAAESCTDPGHESPHRLQGENAMVGSGLWPKPEDQPFKDSQPLGLLLQDDVMDKECLPQTPPELQDDSATQKSPESHEASLLTPTGPQVQTCPAQKLHVSSSECLPTVKVSEPRTQLPNFPVGLCSPPDPVGSSSKQGRRYQCGECGKAFLQLCHLKKHAFVHTDHKPFLCTECGKSYSSEESFKAHMLGHRGVRPFPCSQCDKAYGTRRDLREHQVVHSGARPFVCEQCGKAFARRPSLRLHRKTHQMPDAPSPCPCPVCGRLLATQGSLRNHMRLHTGEKPFLCPHCGRAFRQRGNLRGHLRLHTGERPYRCPHCANTFPQLPELRRHLISHTGEAYLCPVCGKALRDPHTLRAHERLHSGERPFRCPQCGRAYTLATKLRRHLKSHMTDKPHRCPVCGMGYALPQSLKRHQLSHQHGVSSSPPLPPAASEPTMVLLQSEPEPPDTCSQQEVPLSGGIVEVTISENQEKCFVVPEEPAPSPSLVLIHKDVGFSGWAEVVEVEAGT, encoded by the exons ATGAAGGAGGCGGAGGAGGTGCTTTTGGGGAAGACACTGGCGCTCC CCCCCGAGCCGCGCCTGGGCCAGGACTCAGGATGGAGCCCTTCTGCAGAAGGCTTTGCTCAGGGCCTCAAAGACTTCCTGCCTGGTACGAACCCTGCCATACTTGCTCTAAAGAGTCTCCCCCAGGGCTTGGCCGTGGGCCCCTCCCGCGCCAGGAAACAGCACTTGGGGGTCTGGTGTGTCGGAGAGCCCCTTCAGCTCGGACTGCATTGGGGACCTCTGGAAGTGGACTCCGGCTTGGAGGAGAAGGGCACGGGAGTGAAGCCACCGCACGAGAGGAG ATCGTGTGGAAGACTGGGAGACACGATGCAAGTAAAGGGTGCACAGTACGAATTGTTTAAAGTGATTGCTGCTTTCCGCTGGGCGTGGTGG GACCCGTTACTAGGCTGGTCAGGAGCCATATGCACCTGGAAGCAAAGTTCAGCTTGGATCAG TTTGGTGCAGCGATCTAGGCTGCAGAGTGATGGAAATGTGTCCTTGGTTTGGATCCATGAGAAGCTTCACCTGCAGGTGTACCGGACTGTGTTGCCAGGCTCCGAGGTGCTGCTGTGCCCACAGCCTCCCTCCAGGAGCCTAAACGTCATGCACCCCGGCCTAGGGGAGGAAGCAGCTGCAGTGGGGGCGGCAGAAGAGGAGTCTGCTGCACAGGAGGAAGTGGCCTCCCCCCGAGAGGATGCAGCAGAGTCGTGCACAG ATCCTGGTCATGAGTCACCCCATCGTCTCCAAGGAGAAAATGCTATGGTAGGTTCTGGA CTGTGGCCCAAGCCGGAAGATCAACCTTTCAAGGATAGCCAACCCCTTGGCTTGTTGCTTCAAGATGATGTCATGGATAAGGAGTGTCTGCCACAGACACCACCTGAACTTCAGGACGACTCAGCTACCCAGAAGAGCCCAGAGAGCCATGAAGCCAGTTTATTAACTCCCACAGGGCCCCAGGTGCAAACCTGCCCAGCCCAGAAGTTACATGTCTCCAGCAGTGAGTGCCTGCCTACAGTAAAGGTCTCAGAGCCCAGAACCCAGCTCCCTAACTTCCCTGTAGGGCTGTGCAGCCCTCCTGACCCGGTTGGAAGCTCCTCAAAGCAGGGGCGGCGATACCAGTGTGGGGAGTGTGGCAAGGCGTTCCTGCAGCTCTGCCACCTCAAGAAGCACGCGTTTGTGCACACAGACCACAAGCCCTTCCTCTGCACTGAGTGTGGCAAGAGTTACAGCTCCGAGGAGAGCTTCAAAGCCCACATGCTGGGCCACCGAGGGGTGAGGCCCTTCCCGTGCTCACAGTGTGACAAGGCGTATGGTACCCGCAGAGACCTCAGAGAGCATCAGGTGGTCCATTCAGGTGCCCGGCCCTTTGTGTGTGAGcagtgtggcaaagcctttgcCCGCCGACCTTCCCTGCGGCTACACCGGAAGACCCACCAGATGCCAGATGCCCCTTCCCCGTGCCCATGCCCAGTGTGCGGGCGGCTCCTGGCCACCCAGGGTTCACTGCGGAACCACATGAGGCTCCACACTGGGGAAAAGCCCTTCCTGTGCCCGCACTGTGGCCGAGCATTCCGCCAGCGGGGCAACCTGCGCGGGCACTTGAGGCTGCACACGGGAGAGCGCCCGTATCGATGTCCACACTGTGCCAATACCTTCCCCCAGCTTCCCGAGCTCCGGCGCCATCTCATCTCCCACACTGGTGAGGCCTACCTGTGCCCGGTGTGTGGGAAGGCCCTCCGGGACCCACATACCCTCCGTGCTCATGAGCGTCTACACTCGGGGGAAAGGCCCTTTCGGTGCCCACAATGTGGCCGAGCTTACACACTGGCCACCAAGCTGCGCCGTCACCTCAAGTCCCACATGACAGACAAGCCCCACCGATGCCCTGTCTGTGGCATGGGCTATGCCCTCCCTCAAAGCCTCAAGCGGCACCAGCTCAGTCACCAGCATGGGGTTTCCTCcagccctcctctgcctcccgctGCCTCGGAGCCCACCATGGTGCTCCTGCAAAGTGAGCCAGAGCCACCGGACACATGCAGCCAACAGGAAGTGCCCCTGAGTGGGGGTATTGTGGAGGTCACCATCTCTGAGAACCAGGAAAAGTGCTTTGTGGTGCCCGAGGAGCCAGCCCCTAGCCCCAGCCTGGTGCTGATCCACAAGGACGTGGGCTTCAGTGGCTGGGCCGAGGTGGTAGAGGTAGAAGCCGGCACCTGA